One stretch of Carassius gibelio isolate Cgi1373 ecotype wild population from Czech Republic chromosome B1, carGib1.2-hapl.c, whole genome shotgun sequence DNA includes these proteins:
- the tmed1b gene encoding transmembrane emp24 domain-containing protein 1b: MDGVSLLGCVALFVCAVSAFSPADSEFTFLLPAASKECFYQSTVQNGSFEVEYQVIAGAGMDVDFSILSPQGIHLVSEFRRSDGVHMVEPTEAGDYQICFDNSFSRFSEKMVFFEVILDSSANDAGADDEWAGLGEPENLLEYKLEDIKESMETVHRRLERSRQMQTVLRAFEARDRNLLEDNLWRVSFWSCVNLLVMLSVALTQVYTVRRLFDDRRRVCS; this comes from the exons ATGGATGGCGTGTCTCTGCTGGGATGCGTCGCGTTGTTTGTGTGTGCCGTCAGCGCGTTCAGTCCCGCGGACAGCGAGTTCACgttcctgctgccagctgccaGTAAAGAGTGCTTCTACCAGAGCACCGTTCAGAACGGCAGCTTCGAGGTCGAGTACCAG gtgATCGCTGGAGCAGGTATGGATGTGGATTTCTCCATCCTCTCTCCTCAGGGGATCCACCTGGTGTCGGAGTTTCGTCGCTCGGACGGCGTTCACAT GGTGGAGCCCACGGAGGCGGGAGACTATCAGATCTGCTTCGACAACAGCTTCAGCAGGTTCTCTGAGAAGATGGTCTTCTTCGAGGTCATCCTGGACAGCTCAGCCAATGACGCGGGGGCAGATGATGAGTGGGCGGGGCTTGGGGAGCCAGAGAACCTATTAGAGTACAAGCTGGAGGACATAAAG gagTCGATGGAGACGGTTCACCGGCGGCTGGAGCGCAGTCGTCAGATGCAGACGGTCCTGAGGGCCTTCGAGGCACGTGACAGGAACCTGCTGGAGGATAACCTGTGGCGGGTTTCCTTCTGGTCCTGTGTGAACCTGCTGGTGATGCTGAGCGTGGCTCTGACGCAGGTGTACACCGTCCGCCGGCTGTTCGACGACAGGAGGAGAGTCTGCTCCTGA
- the LOC127949540 gene encoding tumor necrosis factor ligand superfamily member 14 has translation MVDTAESVNKDMKVFVVDSQALAPPVSVRRDGPALFIIYLLLAVALLGVFIEAGFIWHLYSRSTPTSDVQILEYSKGDKSSFPRSSHDFNEVLPAKPPKAESKPAAFLQIASPVSGGNGVLHWRADSFPVFMRGLQYKNNSLYVQQDGYYYIFSKISHMENCSFFKHQVMQWTERYSSKAIELMQSSRFICVPSKSQWRGNSYLGGVFQLFEGDSVFVKVNNSSLVYGEVYENFFGAFMV, from the exons ATGGTGGACACAGCTGAGAGTGTGAATAAAGACATGAAGGTGTTTGTGGTGGACAGCCAGGCGCTCGCGCCCCCGGTGTCTGTGAGGAGGGACGGCCCGGCGCTCTTCATCATCTACCTGCTGCTGGCCGTGGCTCTGCTGGGGGTCTTCATCGAGGCTGGCTTCATCTGGCATCTGTACAGCAGGTCCACG cCAACATCAGATGTCCAGATACTGGAATATAGTAAA GGAGATAAGTCCTCGTTTCCCAGAAGCTCTCATG ATTTTAATGAGGTCTTGCCTGCAAAGCCTCCCAAAGCTGAGAGCAAACCTGCAGCATTTCTGCAAA tcgcCTCGCCCGTGTCCGGTGGGAACGGCGTCCTGCACTGGAGGGCCGACAGCTTCCCCGTCTTCATGAGGGGTCTGCAGTACAAGAACAACAGCCTGTACGTCCAGCAGGACGGCTACTATTACATCTTCTCCAAGATCTCTCACATGGAGAACTGCAGCTTCTTCAAGCACCAGGTGATGCAGTGGACAGAGAGGTACAGCTCCAAGGCCATCGAGCTGATGCAGAGCTCCAG GTTCATCTGCGTGCCCAGTAAATCCCAGTGGAGGGGCAACAGCTACCTGGGAGGCGTCTTCCAGCTGTTTGAAGGAGACAGTGTGTTCGTGAAGGTCAATAACAGCTCGCTGGTGTATGGAGAAGTCTACGAGAACTTCTTTGGGGCCTTCATGGTCTAA
- the LOC127949541 gene encoding uncharacterized protein LOC127949541 encodes MPFLEMSASADVESQSPAARSRGRCLDTFLTVSVIALFILFVGAGVGALCFAQHIEKKIDARPTRDLDGSADALVASTGNAYKMQNFVYLRATESELKSGVMAWETFAYGKGQTIGSLYSYDIKQNVLNIKEKGSYFLYVQLNFTCTGQCTSGKFTVSFYNKHNSEELSCTVSLPEWNKETPHSQTCWRVATFPESESRLMAKSRIEGTLNNWKLVMNDSGFGMFLVDGLGALLHT; translated from the exons ATGCCGTTCCTCGAGATGTCCGCGTCCGCAGATGTTGAGAGCCAGTCGCCCGCCGCGCGCTCTCGAGGCCGGTGTCTGGACACCTTCCTCACCGTGTCCGTGATCGCGCTCTTCATCCTGTTCGTGGGAGCGGGAGTGGGAGCGCTGTGCTTCGCTCAACACATCGAGAAAAAGATCGACGCGCGGCCGACGCGAGACTTAGACGGATCTGCTGACGCGTTGGTCGCGTCGACCGGAAACGCGTATAAG ATGCAGAATTTTGTTTACCTGAGGGCCACTGAAA GTGAACTCAAATCAGGTGTGATGGCGTGGGAAACTTTCGCTTATGGAAAGGGTCAAACCATTGGCTCTCTCTACAGCTATGACATAAAACAGAATGTGCTGAACATCAAGGAAAAAGGAAGCTACTTCCTGTACGTCCAGCTCAACTTTACTTGCACTGGACAATGTACATCTGGCAAGTTCACGGTCAGTTTTTACAATAAGCACAACAGCGAGGAGCTCAGCTGCACCGTCTCGCTGCCTGAGTGGAACAAAGAAACGCCTCACAGTCAGACGTGTTGGCGAGTCGCAACCTTTCCAGAAAGTGAAAGCCGCCTCATGGCCAAATCACGGATTGAAGGCACACTAAACAACTGGAAACTGGTGATGAATGACTCTGGCTTTGGGATGTTTCTGGTGGACGGATTAGGAGCGCTGCTTCACACATGA